The Anaerolineae bacterium genome contains the following window.
CTCCTGGGCGCGGTGGTGACCGGCACGCAGTTGGGGCCGCGCTATGCCAACGGCCTGTTCCGCTGGGGCGATACCTGGCTGTATGTGACGCGCGGCATCGGCACGCGCGGACTGCCGGTGCGCTT
Protein-coding sequences here:
- a CDS encoding metallophosphoesterase, with product LLGAVVTGTQLGPRYANGLFRWGDTWLYVTRGIGTRGLPVRFLCPPEITLLILEAGD